The genomic segment CCGATCGCGAGATGGTCACGATGGAACTTCGCGAGGATATTATGAAAGCGATGGCCCATTTTGCCTCAATGGATGTCATTGTAGCCGAAGGAACGGGGCATCCCGGGGTTGGCGGCATCATAGGCCTTTCGAATGCGGAAGTCGGAAAGCTGCTTGGAGCGGATGTGGTCTTCCTTTCCGGGGGAGGGATCGGCAAGGCTCTGGATATGCTGGAGGTCGATCTCTCGTACTTTATGCATAAAGGGTGCAATGTTCGAGGCATTATTTTTAATAAAATATTACCGGACAAGATTGATCAATCTCGCCGTTATCTCACTGAAGAGCTTCTGCGTAGGGCCTACCCGGGTTTCCCGGAACCTCTTCGAATCCTTGGTTTTCTTCCTGTGATGTCGGATTTGCCAAACCCTTCAATGGACCTTATCAGGCGGAAGTTTAAGGACGCAGAGGTCGTGGGGAATTTTGAAGAAAAAAGTTGGCACAGGCCCTGTCGAAGCGTCCGGATTATTAGTCTGCGTACCGAATACCTCGATCTCGCTCGCTATATCGGTTCCGGAGATCTCATCATTATAGGATCTGGCTCTACCGAAAGACTCCGAAAGGTCTTGGAACACAACGCGAAGCTTACCGATCCTGTCGGCGGGATCATCATAACCTGTAAGGATGATGCGACTCTTGATCCCGAGATCCACCGTATGCTTGAAGAGGCTGATATCCCAACACTTCTTATTGACCTTGATACTGCCGGAACCGAACAGCAGGTGATGCAAGTCTTTGAGAATACGAAGCTGCAACTGTACGATAATGATAAGTATCAGAAAATATGTTCTCTTTTCGAAGAATATTTCGACTTTGAAAAATTTCGGGAGTTGTTTCTCCCCTGAGGGGATAGAGCATGAATCTGCTTTCCCTTGCTTCCTATACTGGATTTCTTGTTTCTATGGTGGCGGGGATTGATGGGCTTCGGCGAAACTCCAGAACGATGAAGGGAGTTCTTTTTTTTCTTTTTTCGCTTTCGGTTGGGATATGGTGTTTGGGGTATGCTTTTTTATATGCGGCCGACAACGAAACCGTCGCCTGGTTCTGGTATCGTCTGACCGCGCCTGGCTGGTGTTTTCTCCCTGCGCTGGTCTTTCATTTTGTCATGATACTTACCGAAACAAAAGACCTGAGAAAAGGTGTTACATCGTTTTTGTATCTGATTGCCCTGGTTTTTTCATGGAAGGCACTCACCGGCGTGCTTATGGCAAAAGAGTTTCTATTTCGTCCAGATGCTTTTGCCACTATTGAGGTCCATGCGGTAGAGTCCCCCTGGTACCGGGCATATCTTGTTTACCAGATTGGATCATTATCGGCAGGCTTCTTTCTTCTTATCAAATGGCGTATGCGGACTAATGTGCTACGCTTTAAGAAACAGGCCAATTTAATTATTGGTTTTTTTCTTGTTACGCTTCTGTTTTTGAATGCCTTTAGTTTTCTTCCTTCTTTTTTTTCTTCTCCTTGGCCGAATATCGCACCGGCCGTTTTAGTCCTTATCATGATCGGTACATGGTATGCAATCACCCGCTACCGTATGCTCGATGTTACTCCTGAGCTTGCTGCCGGTTATATTCTGTCTAAAATGCTTGATGGAGTTTTGTTGGTGGATGCTGCCGGTACTATCCGTGATGCCAATAACCGTATCATTGAAATGCTTGGAATCCGTCGGAGAGCACTTATCGGGCAGAGGCTCATTCGTCTTTTCCCTGCAACGGATTCTTTTGATCCCATGACCGAATTTGATATCGATAAACTTGATTCAACTGCAACCCTGGAACGCGAGGTTTTATGCGGTTTTTCTCCGGAAGATGCAATACCGGTACTGGCTGCCTTTTCTCTGCTTCTTGATTCTGCCGGTGAAGTCGGAGGAGCCGTAGTTGTTGTTCACGACCTTCGGTTTCGTCGGGAACTGGAGACGGCTAAAATAGAGGCGGAGAAGGCCGATCGGGCAAAGGCGCGTTTTCTTGCTCATATGAGTCACGACATCAAAACTCCGCTGAACAGCATTATCGGATATGCACAGCTTTTGGTTTCCGATGATGAACTCTCTTCCCGTAATCGGCGTTTGAGTATCAGTATTTGTGAAAGTGGTAATCACCTGCTCGAGCTCCTTAGCGACATTCTTGATGCTACACAGATGGAAGCGGGAAGGATGGTCATAGAGCGAAAGGGTTTTCCCTTTAGGAACCTTCTGAGAGAGATAGCAATAGGCTACCGCCTTACGGCAAAAAGGCATGGTCTTGATTTTCGGGTTTGCCTCGGATCAAATCTTCCTATGTTTTTGCTTGGTGATAAAAAGAGGATTTTACAGATATTAAACAATATTCTTTCGAATGCCGTGAAATATACCCCTGTGGGAGGGCGGGTGGAATGCAAGGTGGAAACCTCCTTCGATGAAACAACTTCCATCCGAGTCCTCCGCATCATCGTGAGCGATACGGGGCCGGGTATTTCCGAAGAATTACAGAAAAGTATATTTGAGCCTTTTGCCCGGGGAGCGGAATATGCCGGTAGGGTTGAAGGGCAGGGACTTGGACTGACCATCAGTCGTGAGCTTACCAGAATGATGGGGGGAATCCTTGAATATCGGGATGCCGAGATTGGGGGAAGCTCCTTCATCTTTACAATTCCTGTTGAAATCTGTGATGAAAAAAACGATGCTCAATGGTGTGAGGAGGCTTTTGTGCATAGCACCGAAAAATATCGTATGGGAATTGACTCTCGTGTTCCCATCATAGACCTTTTGCCTTCGGAGATTCCTGCTGTCTCTGTTCTTGGGCAGATGCGTTCTCTTATCGGTGATGGAGATATCGGTGCCTTTATTGAGTTTGTCGACGGACATGGAAAAAGTCGTTTCCCTGAATTTTTCAACTACTTTCGTACTTTGGCGGAAGGTTTCCAAATTCACCGTATTCAGGATGAGCTTGAAATCTTTATGTCTTCGGAGAGAGCGCGATGAATGATGACATTATCAATGTTTTAATTATCGATGATACTCCGATTAACCTTGCCCTGCTATACGATGTGCTGGAGGTTAATGGCTGCAAGGTCTTTGTCGCTCAGGACGGACGAAAGGGGGCCGAACTTGCAAAGAATCGACAACCGGACATTGTTCTTCTTGATGTCATGATGCCCGATTTTGACGGCTTTGAAACCTGCCGACTTTTACAAAGCGATGAACACACCAAGGATATTCCCGTGATTTTTCTTTCTGCGCTTTCCGATATGGAAAGCACATTAAAAGGGTTTCGTGCTGGGGCCGTTGATTATGTAACCAAACCACTCAGGCAGGAAGAGGTCCTTGCACGGATACAGGTACAAGTTGAATTGAAGCGGAGTCGTGAGCGTATTCGTGAACTGGAACGAAAGAATACCGTTCTTGCGATGGCGGTCACAACGGCCCATGAAATAACACAGCCCCTGACTATTTTGAAAGGCGCTCTTGATTTACTTTCCATGGAAATCGAGGTCCATGATATATCGAGAGCCATGGAATATGTCGGTCGCTGCCGGATGGCTGCGGCCCGTATAGAACGGCTTATGGAGAAGTATCGATCCGATGTAGGTGTCGGTATCGGAGAATATGGGGGCGGAAGTTCGATGGTCCTTTTCCCGGAAAAGTCGGATTAGCGTTTGAATGGTTGCTGAGTGCGATGGCTTGCTTGACACTGCCGGAGCAAGATTCTACTATTTTCCAGTCCCCATCTGGGGATGACAAGGGGTTTATACATGAAGAAGCTGTATGAGTATCTCGATGAGAAAAATATGCTCTTTACCGATTCATCGGTGAAGGATGACATTTTGGAAACAATGGTTGATGTCTGTTTCTCCGCGGGGAAGGTGAAGGACCTTGAGGAGTTCAAGACTGCCATCTTTGAACGAGAAGCGATCATGAGTACAGGGATCGGTCTTGGAATAGCGGTCCCTCATGCAAAAATTGGGTGTGTTGAAGATTTTTTTATTACCGTCGCCATTCTTGGAGAAGAGGTGGACTGGGGTGCCATCGATGATAAACCTGTCTCCATTGTCTTCCTTATTGGCGGACCGGAAAATCAGCAAACCGAGTATCTTGGGATTCTTTCGAAAATTGTTTTATTTACGAAGAGTGAAACAAGAAGAAAGGCCTTATCCTCGGCTACGACACCGGAAGAGGTTATCAAAATCTTTCGTCCTCTTAACTGACGGGTATTGTTTGTTATGGAATTGAACGTATTTCTCTATCTGTCGGCAATATTTCTTGCCGCCTTCGTCATGAAAGGAGTTACAGGGAAGCTGAAAATTCCCGAAGTAACAGGATACGTATTGGTCGGCGTCATGCTCGGTGTGTCGGTCTTACGGCTCCTCTCTTCCTCGGTCCTTGACCACCTCTCGTCGGTTTCCACCATTGCTCTTGGCATTATTGCCTTTATCATCGGTGTGGAGCTTCGGATTGACGTGATCAAGAAACTTGGAAAGACGATCCTTTTTATTGTTTTGTTTGAGTGTCTGACCGCCTTTGCCTTTGTTTACATCGGCATTATGCTGCTTTTCCCTGGGAACCCCGAGACGGCGCTTTTGTTGGGGGCTGTTGCCTCTGCCACGGCCCCGGCCGCCACGGTTGCCGTTATTAAGCAGTATGGTGCCCGCGGGCCGCTTACCAGTACCATTATGGCGGTGGTCGGTATTGATGACGCGATGGCGCTTATTATCTATGTTATCGCGTCCGCTTTTGTTAAGGCGTCTATCATTGGTGGACAGGTCCACGTATCGAAGATCATCCTTTCGACTCTCGTCTCAATCGGAGAATCTTTGGCCCTTGGCGTCTTCGCGGCTTTTCTGTTCGGTATTATATTGAAAAAGAGTAGAAGCACCGATTGGATCAGACTGTTACTTGCTGCTACGATTCTGGGGCTCCTGGGCCTAAGTGAACTACTGGGCTGTTCCGAGTTGCTGGCGGTTATGGTATTTGGTGCCATGATGATAAATCGTTTCCCGGTGCTTGGAAAAAAGAGTGGTTCAATCATCGATGAC from the Sediminispirochaeta bajacaliforniensis DSM 16054 genome contains:
- a CDS encoding cation:proton antiporter, with translation MELNVFLYLSAIFLAAFVMKGVTGKLKIPEVTGYVLVGVMLGVSVLRLLSSSVLDHLSSVSTIALGIIAFIIGVELRIDVIKKLGKTILFIVLFECLTAFAFVYIGIMLLFPGNPETALLLGAVASATAPAATVAVIKQYGARGPLTSTIMAVVGIDDAMALIIYVIASAFVKASIIGGQVHVSKIILSTLVSIGESLALGVFAAFLFGIILKKSRSTDWIRLLLAATILGLLGLSELLGCSELLAVMVFGAMMINRFPVLGKKSGSIIDDLSPYFLAAFFILGGAHLDLRSISKIGVMGLAYFGLRSSGKIGGASLGAILGKAPKNVRNNIGLALLPQVGVALALALSINKEFTKPEYGSAGAGMASAIINILLFTTVITEVVGPLLTRFALRRSGEAKGSSEHAPQGG
- a CDS encoding response regulator, with product MNDDIINVLIIDDTPINLALLYDVLEVNGCKVFVAQDGRKGAELAKNRQPDIVLLDVMMPDFDGFETCRLLQSDEHTKDIPVIFLSALSDMESTLKGFRAGAVDYVTKPLRQEEVLARIQVQVELKRSRERIRELERKNTVLAMAVTTAHEITQPLTILKGALDLLSMEIEVHDISRAMEYVGRCRMAAARIERLMEKYRSDVGVGIGEYGGGSSMVLFPEKSD
- a CDS encoding sensor histidine kinase → MNLLSLASYTGFLVSMVAGIDGLRRNSRTMKGVLFFLFSLSVGIWCLGYAFLYAADNETVAWFWYRLTAPGWCFLPALVFHFVMILTETKDLRKGVTSFLYLIALVFSWKALTGVLMAKEFLFRPDAFATIEVHAVESPWYRAYLVYQIGSLSAGFFLLIKWRMRTNVLRFKKQANLIIGFFLVTLLFLNAFSFLPSFFSSPWPNIAPAVLVLIMIGTWYAITRYRMLDVTPELAAGYILSKMLDGVLLVDAAGTIRDANNRIIEMLGIRRRALIGQRLIRLFPATDSFDPMTEFDIDKLDSTATLEREVLCGFSPEDAIPVLAAFSLLLDSAGEVGGAVVVVHDLRFRRELETAKIEAEKADRAKARFLAHMSHDIKTPLNSIIGYAQLLVSDDELSSRNRRLSISICESGNHLLELLSDILDATQMEAGRMVIERKGFPFRNLLREIAIGYRLTAKRHGLDFRVCLGSNLPMFLLGDKKRILQILNNILSNAVKYTPVGGRVECKVETSFDETTSIRVLRIIVSDTGPGISEELQKSIFEPFARGAEYAGRVEGQGLGLTISRELTRMMGGILEYRDAEIGGSSFIFTIPVEICDEKNDAQWCEEAFVHSTEKYRMGIDSRVPIIDLLPSEIPAVSVLGQMRSLIGDGDIGAFIEFVDGHGKSRFPEFFNYFRTLAEGFQIHRIQDELEIFMSSERAR
- a CDS encoding PTS sugar transporter subunit IIA, which translates into the protein MKKLYEYLDEKNMLFTDSSVKDDILETMVDVCFSAGKVKDLEEFKTAIFEREAIMSTGIGLGIAVPHAKIGCVEDFFITVAILGEEVDWGAIDDKPVSIVFLIGGPENQQTEYLGILSKIVLFTKSETRRKALSSATTPEEVIKIFRPLN
- a CDS encoding AAA family ATPase — protein: MAPKIIYITGFRQHAGKTVTSLGLIHLLKRCYPPEKIGYIKPVGQELVELSSGLTVDKDVKIVTAFTGIDDTETEFASPVQLRSGFTKAYIANPDREMVTMELREDIMKAMAHFASMDVIVAEGTGHPGVGGIIGLSNAEVGKLLGADVVFLSGGGIGKALDMLEVDLSYFMHKGCNVRGIIFNKILPDKIDQSRRYLTEELLRRAYPGFPEPLRILGFLPVMSDLPNPSMDLIRRKFKDAEVVGNFEEKSWHRPCRSVRIISLRTEYLDLARYIGSGDLIIIGSGSTERLRKVLEHNAKLTDPVGGIIITCKDDATLDPEIHRMLEEADIPTLLIDLDTAGTEQQVMQVFENTKLQLYDNDKYQKICSLFEEYFDFEKFRELFLP